The following proteins are co-located in the Lagenorhynchus albirostris chromosome 2, mLagAlb1.1, whole genome shotgun sequence genome:
- the LDLRAP1 gene encoding low density lipoprotein receptor adapter protein 1 isoform X6, with translation MLFSLKYLGMTLVEQPKGEELSAAAVKRIVATAKASGKKLQKVTLKVSPRGIILTDNITNQLIENVSIYRISYCTADKMHDKVFAYIAQSQHNENLECHAFLCTKRKMAQAVTLTVAQAFKVAFEFWQVSKEEKEKREKTSQDGGDILAGGRRDSTPSLKSLVATGNLLDLEETAKAPLSTVSANTANMDEAPRPQALNSSSVVWELDDGLDEAFSRLAQSRTNPQVLDTGLTAQDIHYAQCLSPVDWDKPDSGGAEPDDLFNF, from the exons ATGCTCTTCAGCCTCAAGTACCTGGGCATGACGCTGGTGGAGCAGCCCAAGGGTGAGGAGCTGTCGGCCGCCGCCGTCAAGAGGATCGTGGCCACG GCCAAGGccagtgggaagaagctgcagaaGGTGACTCTCAAGGTGTCGCCACGGGGGATCATCCTGACTGACAACATCACCAACCAGCTCATTGAGAACGTGTCCATTTACAG AATCTCCTACTGCACAGCAGACAAGATGCATGACAAAGTGTTTGCGTACATCGCACAGAGCCAGCACAACGAGAATCTTGAGTGCCACGCTTTCCTCTGCACCAAGCGGAAGATG GCCCAGGCTGTCACCCTCACAGTAGCCCAGGCCTTCAAAGTTGCTTTTGAGTTTTGGCAGGTATCCAAGGAAG agaaggagaagagggagaaaaccaGCCAAGACGGAGGGGACATCCTGGCGGGGGGCCGCCGAGACAGCACCCCTTCGCTGAAGAGCC TGGTCGCCACTGGGAACCTGCTGGACCTGGAAGAGACAGCCAAGGCCCCACTGTCCACGGTCAGTGCTAACACCGCTAACATGGACGAGGCACCGCGACCTCAAGCCTTAAACAGCAGCAGCGTTGTCTGG GAGCTGGATGATGGCCTGGATGAAGCATTTTCAAG GCTTGCCCAATCTCGGACGAACCCTCAGGTCCTGGACACTGGACTGACAGCACAGGACATTCATTACGCCCAGTGCCTCTCGCCTGTCGACTGGGACAAGCCTGACAGCGGTGGCGCCGAGCCGGATGACCTCTTCAACTTCTGA
- the LDLRAP1 gene encoding low density lipoprotein receptor adapter protein 1 isoform X1, whose product MDALKSAGRALIRSPSLAKQSWGGGGRHRKLPENWTDTRETLLEGMLFSLKYLGMTLVEQPKGEELSAAAVKRIVATAKASGKKLQKVTLKVSPRGIILTDNITNQLIENVSIYRISYCTADKMHDKVFAYIAQSQHNENLECHAFLCTKRKMAQAVTLTVAQAFKVAFEFWQVSKEEKEKREKTSQDGGDILAGGRRDSTPSLKSLVATGNLLDLEETAKAPLSTVSANTANMDEAPRPQALNSSSVVWELDDGLDEAFSRLAQSRTNPQVLDTGLTAQDIHYAQCLSPVDWDKPDSGGAEPDDLFNF is encoded by the exons ATGGACGCACTCAAGTCCGCCGGGCGGGCGCTGATCAGGAGCCCCAGCCTCGCCAAGCAGAGCTGGGGGGGCGGCGGCCGGCACCGGA AGCTGCCCGAGAACTGGACAGACACTCGGGAGACGCTGCTCGAGGGCATGCTCTTCAGCCTCAAGTACCTGGGCATGACGCTGGTGGAGCAGCCCAAGGGTGAGGAGCTGTCGGCCGCCGCCGTCAAGAGGATCGTGGCCACG GCCAAGGccagtgggaagaagctgcagaaGGTGACTCTCAAGGTGTCGCCACGGGGGATCATCCTGACTGACAACATCACCAACCAGCTCATTGAGAACGTGTCCATTTACAG AATCTCCTACTGCACAGCAGACAAGATGCATGACAAAGTGTTTGCGTACATCGCACAGAGCCAGCACAACGAGAATCTTGAGTGCCACGCTTTCCTCTGCACCAAGCGGAAGATG GCCCAGGCTGTCACCCTCACAGTAGCCCAGGCCTTCAAAGTTGCTTTTGAGTTTTGGCAGGTATCCAAGGAAG agaaggagaagagggagaaaaccaGCCAAGACGGAGGGGACATCCTGGCGGGGGGCCGCCGAGACAGCACCCCTTCGCTGAAGAGCC TGGTCGCCACTGGGAACCTGCTGGACCTGGAAGAGACAGCCAAGGCCCCACTGTCCACGGTCAGTGCTAACACCGCTAACATGGACGAGGCACCGCGACCTCAAGCCTTAAACAGCAGCAGCGTTGTCTGG GAGCTGGATGATGGCCTGGATGAAGCATTTTCAAG GCTTGCCCAATCTCGGACGAACCCTCAGGTCCTGGACACTGGACTGACAGCACAGGACATTCATTACGCCCAGTGCCTCTCGCCTGTCGACTGGGACAAGCCTGACAGCGGTGGCGCCGAGCCGGATGACCTCTTCAACTTCTGA
- the LDLRAP1 gene encoding low density lipoprotein receptor adapter protein 1 isoform X5: MDALKSAGRALIRSPSLAKQSWGGGGRHRKLPENWTDTRETLLEGMLFSLKYLGMTLVEQPKGEELSAAAVKRIVATAKASGKKLQKVTLKVSPRGIILTDNITNQLIENVSIYRISYCTADKMHDKVFAYIAQSQHNENLECHAFLCTKRKMAQAVTLTVAQAFKVAFEFWQVSKEEKEKREKTSQDGGDILAGGRRDSTPSLKSLVATGNLLDLEETAKAPLSTVSANTANMDEAPRPQALNSSSVVWELDDGLDEAFSSALILWTRK; encoded by the exons ATGGACGCACTCAAGTCCGCCGGGCGGGCGCTGATCAGGAGCCCCAGCCTCGCCAAGCAGAGCTGGGGGGGCGGCGGCCGGCACCGGA AGCTGCCCGAGAACTGGACAGACACTCGGGAGACGCTGCTCGAGGGCATGCTCTTCAGCCTCAAGTACCTGGGCATGACGCTGGTGGAGCAGCCCAAGGGTGAGGAGCTGTCGGCCGCCGCCGTCAAGAGGATCGTGGCCACG GCCAAGGccagtgggaagaagctgcagaaGGTGACTCTCAAGGTGTCGCCACGGGGGATCATCCTGACTGACAACATCACCAACCAGCTCATTGAGAACGTGTCCATTTACAG AATCTCCTACTGCACAGCAGACAAGATGCATGACAAAGTGTTTGCGTACATCGCACAGAGCCAGCACAACGAGAATCTTGAGTGCCACGCTTTCCTCTGCACCAAGCGGAAGATG GCCCAGGCTGTCACCCTCACAGTAGCCCAGGCCTTCAAAGTTGCTTTTGAGTTTTGGCAGGTATCCAAGGAAG agaaggagaagagggagaaaaccaGCCAAGACGGAGGGGACATCCTGGCGGGGGGCCGCCGAGACAGCACCCCTTCGCTGAAGAGCC TGGTCGCCACTGGGAACCTGCTGGACCTGGAAGAGACAGCCAAGGCCCCACTGTCCACGGTCAGTGCTAACACCGCTAACATGGACGAGGCACCGCGACCTCAAGCCTTAAACAGCAGCAGCGTTGTCTGG GAGCTGGATGATGGCCTGGATGAAGCATTTTCAAG
- the LDLRAP1 gene encoding low density lipoprotein receptor adapter protein 1 isoform X3: MDALKSAGRALIRSPSLAKQSWGGGGRHRKLPENWTDTRETLLEGMLFSLKYLGMTLVEQPKGEELSAAAVKRIVATAKASGKKLQKVTLKVSPRGIILTDNITNQLIENVSIYRISYCTADKMHDKVFAYIAQSQHNENLECHAFLCTKRKMAQAVTLTVAQAFKVAFEFWQVSKEEKEKREKTSQDGGDILAGGRRDSTPSLKSLVATGNLLDLEETAKAPLSTVSANTANMDEAPRPQALNSSSVVWELDDGLDEAFSSDHKNIRNPGAETSETGCDF; encoded by the exons ATGGACGCACTCAAGTCCGCCGGGCGGGCGCTGATCAGGAGCCCCAGCCTCGCCAAGCAGAGCTGGGGGGGCGGCGGCCGGCACCGGA AGCTGCCCGAGAACTGGACAGACACTCGGGAGACGCTGCTCGAGGGCATGCTCTTCAGCCTCAAGTACCTGGGCATGACGCTGGTGGAGCAGCCCAAGGGTGAGGAGCTGTCGGCCGCCGCCGTCAAGAGGATCGTGGCCACG GCCAAGGccagtgggaagaagctgcagaaGGTGACTCTCAAGGTGTCGCCACGGGGGATCATCCTGACTGACAACATCACCAACCAGCTCATTGAGAACGTGTCCATTTACAG AATCTCCTACTGCACAGCAGACAAGATGCATGACAAAGTGTTTGCGTACATCGCACAGAGCCAGCACAACGAGAATCTTGAGTGCCACGCTTTCCTCTGCACCAAGCGGAAGATG GCCCAGGCTGTCACCCTCACAGTAGCCCAGGCCTTCAAAGTTGCTTTTGAGTTTTGGCAGGTATCCAAGGAAG agaaggagaagagggagaaaaccaGCCAAGACGGAGGGGACATCCTGGCGGGGGGCCGCCGAGACAGCACCCCTTCGCTGAAGAGCC TGGTCGCCACTGGGAACCTGCTGGACCTGGAAGAGACAGCCAAGGCCCCACTGTCCACGGTCAGTGCTAACACCGCTAACATGGACGAGGCACCGCGACCTCAAGCCTTAAACAGCAGCAGCGTTGTCTGG GAGCTGGATGATGGCCTGGATGAAGCATTTTCAAG TGATCATAAAAATATCCGGAACCCAGGGGCGGAGACCTCTGAGACTGGCTGTGACTTCTGA
- the LDLRAP1 gene encoding low density lipoprotein receptor adapter protein 1 isoform X2, with translation MDALKSAGRALIRSPSLAKQSWGGGGRHRKLPENWTDTRETLLEGMLFSLKYLGMTLVEQPKGEELSAAAVKRIVATAKASGKKLQKVTLKVSPRGIILTDNITNQLIENVSIYRISYCTADKMHDKVFAYIAQSQHNENLECHAFLCTKRKMAQAVTLTVAQAFKVAFEFWQVSKEEKEKREKTSQDGGDILAGGRRDSTPSLKSLVATGNLLDLEETAKAPLSTVSANTANMDEAPRPQALNSSSVVWLDDGLDEAFSRLAQSRTNPQVLDTGLTAQDIHYAQCLSPVDWDKPDSGGAEPDDLFNF, from the exons ATGGACGCACTCAAGTCCGCCGGGCGGGCGCTGATCAGGAGCCCCAGCCTCGCCAAGCAGAGCTGGGGGGGCGGCGGCCGGCACCGGA AGCTGCCCGAGAACTGGACAGACACTCGGGAGACGCTGCTCGAGGGCATGCTCTTCAGCCTCAAGTACCTGGGCATGACGCTGGTGGAGCAGCCCAAGGGTGAGGAGCTGTCGGCCGCCGCCGTCAAGAGGATCGTGGCCACG GCCAAGGccagtgggaagaagctgcagaaGGTGACTCTCAAGGTGTCGCCACGGGGGATCATCCTGACTGACAACATCACCAACCAGCTCATTGAGAACGTGTCCATTTACAG AATCTCCTACTGCACAGCAGACAAGATGCATGACAAAGTGTTTGCGTACATCGCACAGAGCCAGCACAACGAGAATCTTGAGTGCCACGCTTTCCTCTGCACCAAGCGGAAGATG GCCCAGGCTGTCACCCTCACAGTAGCCCAGGCCTTCAAAGTTGCTTTTGAGTTTTGGCAGGTATCCAAGGAAG agaaggagaagagggagaaaaccaGCCAAGACGGAGGGGACATCCTGGCGGGGGGCCGCCGAGACAGCACCCCTTCGCTGAAGAGCC TGGTCGCCACTGGGAACCTGCTGGACCTGGAAGAGACAGCCAAGGCCCCACTGTCCACGGTCAGTGCTAACACCGCTAACATGGACGAGGCACCGCGACCTCAAGCCTTAAACAGCAGCAGCGTTGTCTGG CTGGATGATGGCCTGGATGAAGCATTTTCAAG GCTTGCCCAATCTCGGACGAACCCTCAGGTCCTGGACACTGGACTGACAGCACAGGACATTCATTACGCCCAGTGCCTCTCGCCTGTCGACTGGGACAAGCCTGACAGCGGTGGCGCCGAGCCGGATGACCTCTTCAACTTCTGA
- the LDLRAP1 gene encoding low density lipoprotein receptor adapter protein 1 isoform X4, whose translation MDALKSAGRALIRSPSLAKQSWGGGGRHRKLPENWTDTRETLLEGMLFSLKYLGMTLVEQPKGEELSAAAVKRIVATAKASGKKLQKVTLKVSPRGIILTDNITNQLIENVSIYRISYCTADKMHDKVFAYIAQSQHNENLECHAFLCTKRKMAQAVTLTVAQAFKVAFEFWQVSKEEKEKREKTSQDGGDILAGGRRDSTPSLKSLVATGNLLDLEETAKAPLSTVSANTANMDEAPRPQALNSSSVVWLDDGLDEAFSSDHKNIRNPGAETSETGCDF comes from the exons ATGGACGCACTCAAGTCCGCCGGGCGGGCGCTGATCAGGAGCCCCAGCCTCGCCAAGCAGAGCTGGGGGGGCGGCGGCCGGCACCGGA AGCTGCCCGAGAACTGGACAGACACTCGGGAGACGCTGCTCGAGGGCATGCTCTTCAGCCTCAAGTACCTGGGCATGACGCTGGTGGAGCAGCCCAAGGGTGAGGAGCTGTCGGCCGCCGCCGTCAAGAGGATCGTGGCCACG GCCAAGGccagtgggaagaagctgcagaaGGTGACTCTCAAGGTGTCGCCACGGGGGATCATCCTGACTGACAACATCACCAACCAGCTCATTGAGAACGTGTCCATTTACAG AATCTCCTACTGCACAGCAGACAAGATGCATGACAAAGTGTTTGCGTACATCGCACAGAGCCAGCACAACGAGAATCTTGAGTGCCACGCTTTCCTCTGCACCAAGCGGAAGATG GCCCAGGCTGTCACCCTCACAGTAGCCCAGGCCTTCAAAGTTGCTTTTGAGTTTTGGCAGGTATCCAAGGAAG agaaggagaagagggagaaaaccaGCCAAGACGGAGGGGACATCCTGGCGGGGGGCCGCCGAGACAGCACCCCTTCGCTGAAGAGCC TGGTCGCCACTGGGAACCTGCTGGACCTGGAAGAGACAGCCAAGGCCCCACTGTCCACGGTCAGTGCTAACACCGCTAACATGGACGAGGCACCGCGACCTCAAGCCTTAAACAGCAGCAGCGTTGTCTGG CTGGATGATGGCCTGGATGAAGCATTTTCAAG TGATCATAAAAATATCCGGAACCCAGGGGCGGAGACCTCTGAGACTGGCTGTGACTTCTGA